A window of Phenylobacterium sp. NIBR 498073 genomic DNA:
TTCCAGCAACGGCGCGCCCAGCGCGTCCTCCATATTGCGGATCCGCGTCGAGGCCGCGGCCAGGGCCAGGGCGCAGTGTTCGGCCCCGCGGGTGATGGATCCGGCGTCCGCCACCTCGCAGAACAGCCGCAAATCAACCAGGTCGAACCGCATCCTTCGTCTCCCGCGAAGGATGCATACGGGAAAGACGCATTGCATCAAAAGAAAAAGGTCGAAAACTTCGGCTTTGGCGAAGGGGAGGTCGCTGCTCTGTAGAGAGCGGGACTGCGCCTTCGTTGACACTCGAAGGCCGCGGCTTAAAAGCGGAGCCGCCTCCTACTCAGGAAATACGCTCGTCATGTCCGACGCACCTCGCCCACGCCCGCTCTCACCGCACCTGATGACCGGGGGCATCGGTTCGCCGCTGCTCTGGCGCTGGCACATCACCATGGCGACCTCGATCTTCCATCGGGCGAGCATCTTCGGGCTCTACCTGTCGGCTTTGCTGCTGGCGGGCTGGCTGCTGGCGCTGGCCGGCGGACCGCAGAGCTACGGCGCCTACACCGCCGCGCTCGGCTCGCCGCTGGGGCTGCTGGTGCTGTTCGCCCTGACCTTCATGCTGTTCTTCAACCTGGCCTACAATGTCCGCCAGGCCTTCTGGGACATGGGCAAGGGCTTCAAGATTGCGGAGGCCAACGCCGGCTCGATCGCGATCATCGCCTTCGCCGTGGCGACCACCCTGGCCTTCTGGGCCGCCCTCTTCATCCTGGGAGTGCTGTGATGACCACGGGTCCGACCCTTCGCACCCCCCGTTCGCGCGCGCTCGGCCTCGGCTCGGCGCATCACGGCGTGGGCCATTTCATCGTCGAACACGTCACCGCGGTGATGCTCGTCCCGCTCGGCCTCTGGGGCGCCTGGGTGGCGATTCAGCTCGCCGGCCAGGGCTATGACGCCGCCGCCTACTGGATTTCCAAGCCGGTGAACGCCGTGCTGCTGGCGGTGCTGCTGGTCTGCGCCCTGGTGCATGTGAAGAACGCCATGCAGGTGGTCATCGAGGACTATATCGGCCGCTTCTTCTCCAAGGCCGTCCTGCTGCTGCTCAATTATTCTATCTGCGTCCTCGCCGGCGCCCTGGGCGTCTTCGCGATCCTCAAGGCCGCCTTCTCCGGAGCCTTCTGATGGCCGAGTATAATTTCATCGACCACAAGTTCGACGTCGTCGTCGTCGGCGCCGGCGGCTCCGGCCTGCGCGCCGCCCTGGGCTGCGCCCAGGCCGGCCTGAAGACGGCCTGCATCACCAAGGTGTTCCCGACCCGCTCGCACACCGTGGCGGCGCAGGGCGGCATCTCGGCCAGCCTCGGCAACATGGGCCAGGACGACTGGCGCTGGCACATGTACGACACCGTCAAGGGGTCGGACTGGCTGGGTGACCAGGACGCCATCGAATACCTGTGCCGCAACGCGCCGGCCGCGGTGTACGAGCTGGAGCACTGGGGCGTGCCGTTCTCGCGCACGGCCGAGGGCAAGATCTATCAGCGCGCCTTCGGCGGCATGACCAAGAACTTCGGCGAGGCTCCGATCCAGCGCACCTGCGCGGCGGCCGACCGCACCGGTCACGCCATGCTGCACACGATGTACGGCCAGAGCCTGGCCCACGACACCGAGTTCTTCATCGAGTACTTCGCCCTTGACCTGATCATGGACGAAGGCGTCTGCCGCGGCGTGACCGCGTGGAAGCTCGACGACGGCACCCTGCACCGCTTCCAGGCCCAGCAGGTGATCCTGGCCACCGGCGGCTATGGCCGCGCCTACTTCTCGGCCACCAGCGCCCACACCTGCACCGGCGATGGCGGCGGGATGGCCCTGCGCGCCGGCCTGCCGCTGCAGGACATGGAGTTCGTGCAGTTCCACCCGACCGGCATCTACGGCGCCGGCTGCCTGATCACCGAGGGCGCCCGCGGCGAAGGCGGCTACCTGACCAATTCCGAGGGCGAGCGCTTCATGGAGCGCTATGCGCCGTCCGTGAAGGACCTGGCTCCGCGCGACATGGTCAGCCGCGCCATGACCATCGAGATCCGCGAAGGCCGCGGGGTGGGTCCGAAGAAGGACCACATCTTCCTGCACCTCGATCACCTGGATCCGAAGATGCTGGCCGAGCGCCTGCCGGGCATTTCGGAAAGCGCCAAGATCTTCGCCGGCGTCGACGTGACCAAGGAGCCGATCCCGGTCCTGCCGACCGTGCACTACAACATGGGCGGCATCCCCACGAACTTCTTCTCGGAAGTCGTGACCCGCGAGGGCGACAACCCCGACAAGGTGGTTCCGGGCCTGATGGCGGTGGGCGAAGCGGCCTGCGTGTCGGTGCACGGCGCCAACCGCCTGGGCTCCAACTCGCTGATCGACCTGGTGGTGTTCGGCCGCTCGGCGGCGCTGCGCTGCGCCGATACGATCAAGGCCGGGGCGACCCAGCCGGAGCTCAAGGCCTCGATGACCGACGGTCACCTGGCCCGCTTCGACAAGCTGCGCAACGCCAACGGCGGCACCTCGACGGCGCACCTGCGCCTGGAGATGCAGCAAGCCATGCAGGAGGACGCCGCGGTGTTCCGCACCACCGAGGCCCTGGCCTCGGGCGTCAAGCGCCTGGAAGCCGTGCACGCCAAGCGTCCGGACCTGAAGGTCACCGACCGCGGCCTGATCTGGAACACCGACCTGCTCGAGACCCTCGAGCTGGACAACCTGATCGGCCAGGCGACCGTCACCGTGGTCGGCGCGCATAACCGCACCGAAAGCCGCGGCGCCCACGCGCACGAGGACTATCCGGACCGCAACGACCAGGACTGGATGAAGCACACCCTGACCTGGTTCGACGACGTCACCGGCAAGGTGCGCATCGATGACCGGCCGGTGCACAGCTACACCATGACCAACGACATCGCCTACATCCCGCCGAAGGCGCGGGTTTACTAGGTCCTGTCGATGTCCCGTCACCTCACTCTGCTCAACGCGTCCGCCGTCAAGGAAAGCGTCTGATGGTCCAGCTCGCCCTGCCCAAGAACTCCCGCGTCCAGAAGGGCCGCCACCATCCGGCCCCGGCCGGGGCCAAGAACGTCAAAACGTTCCGGATCTACCGCTACGACCCGGAAGGGAACGAGAATCCGCGCTGGGACACCTATGACGTCGACGTCGACGCCTGTGGTCCGATGGTCCTGGACGTTCTGATCCACATCAAGAACGAGATCGACCCGACCCTGGCCTTCCGCCGGTCGTGCCGGGAAGGCGTCTGCGGCTCCTGCGCGATGAACATCGGCGGCCGCAACACCCTGGCCTGCACCCACGGCCACGAGGAAACACCCGGTTCGGCCTGCCAGATCAGCCCGCTGCCGCACATGCCGGTGGTCAAGGACCTGATCCCGGACCTGACGATGTTCTACGCGCAGTACGCCTCGATCGAGCCGTGGCTGCACACCGAGACCCCGGAACCGCAGAAGGAATGGCGTCAGACGCCGGAGGACCGCGAGAAGCTCGACGGTCTCTACGAGTGCATCCTCTGCGCCTGCTGCTCGACCTCGTGCCCGAGCTACTGGTGGAA
This region includes:
- the sdhC gene encoding succinate dehydrogenase, cytochrome b556 subunit, which codes for MSDAPRPRPLSPHLMTGGIGSPLLWRWHITMATSIFHRASIFGLYLSALLLAGWLLALAGGPQSYGAYTAALGSPLGLLVLFALTFMLFFNLAYNVRQAFWDMGKGFKIAEANAGSIAIIAFAVATTLAFWAALFILGVL
- the sdhD gene encoding succinate dehydrogenase, hydrophobic membrane anchor protein, producing the protein MTTGPTLRTPRSRALGLGSAHHGVGHFIVEHVTAVMLVPLGLWGAWVAIQLAGQGYDAAAYWISKPVNAVLLAVLLVCALVHVKNAMQVVIEDYIGRFFSKAVLLLLNYSICVLAGALGVFAILKAAFSGAF
- the sdhA gene encoding succinate dehydrogenase flavoprotein subunit: MAEYNFIDHKFDVVVVGAGGSGLRAALGCAQAGLKTACITKVFPTRSHTVAAQGGISASLGNMGQDDWRWHMYDTVKGSDWLGDQDAIEYLCRNAPAAVYELEHWGVPFSRTAEGKIYQRAFGGMTKNFGEAPIQRTCAAADRTGHAMLHTMYGQSLAHDTEFFIEYFALDLIMDEGVCRGVTAWKLDDGTLHRFQAQQVILATGGYGRAYFSATSAHTCTGDGGGMALRAGLPLQDMEFVQFHPTGIYGAGCLITEGARGEGGYLTNSEGERFMERYAPSVKDLAPRDMVSRAMTIEIREGRGVGPKKDHIFLHLDHLDPKMLAERLPGISESAKIFAGVDVTKEPIPVLPTVHYNMGGIPTNFFSEVVTREGDNPDKVVPGLMAVGEAACVSVHGANRLGSNSLIDLVVFGRSAALRCADTIKAGATQPELKASMTDGHLARFDKLRNANGGTSTAHLRLEMQQAMQEDAAVFRTTEALASGVKRLEAVHAKRPDLKVTDRGLIWNTDLLETLELDNLIGQATVTVVGAHNRTESRGAHAHEDYPDRNDQDWMKHTLTWFDDVTGKVRIDDRPVHSYTMTNDIAYIPPKARVY
- a CDS encoding succinate dehydrogenase iron-sulfur subunit, with the translated sequence MVQLALPKNSRVQKGRHHPAPAGAKNVKTFRIYRYDPEGNENPRWDTYDVDVDACGPMVLDVLIHIKNEIDPTLAFRRSCREGVCGSCAMNIGGRNTLACTHGHEETPGSACQISPLPHMPVVKDLIPDLTMFYAQYASIEPWLHTETPEPQKEWRQTPEDREKLDGLYECILCACCSTSCPSYWWNGDKYLGPAALLHAYRWLIDSRDEATGDRLDELEDPFKLYRCHTIMNCAQVCPKGLNPAKAIAEIKKMLVDRVV